One region of Niallia sp. Man26 genomic DNA includes:
- a CDS encoding YqzL family protein produces the protein MLDFTWKVFSQTGSIDTYLLFKELEKANHEIPNAQEEELADIDFPIS, from the coding sequence ATGTTAGACTTTACCTGGAAGGTTTTTTCGCAAACAGGTAGCATAGATACGTATCTACTTTTTAAGGAGTTAGAAAAGGCTAACCATGAGATACCGAATGCACAAGAAGAGGAACTAGCCGATATTGATTTTCCTATCTCATAG